The Arachis ipaensis cultivar K30076 chromosome B05, Araip1.1, whole genome shotgun sequence nucleotide sequence AATCAACGAAGGGTCGACTCCATGATTAATCAACTGCAGATAATTATgacattataaaatttataaaacaaTAATATGTCTCACCAACCATAATCATAACTtatcatatttttctttttaggGAGTTAGGTATGTATTTTATGTGAAGTACTAAATTTAATACTCTTTTAATTTTGTTTCACTTCCAAATCTTTAATCCAAGACCCCTGATTAAGAAAAGTTAATATATACGCATAATATATATTTatcttaaaattttattcttatttaaaattttaaatttaagctACATTATATGTAGAAAATAAATATTGTAAAGTCAAAATTAAAAGTCAAAGTATATATGCAAAACATATCGATCTAGCTATTTGTAATATTAACTAGTTATTATAtgattatataaataaaatattgttATATGTCATCAACAGTATAATTATTTTCTTAGTAAACTGCCTTTTAAGTTAGTAACATTTACCCAAAAAAATTGATGATTCATTGAAAGGCTTCCTTGCAATAATCAAATATCtatctaataatttattatttacaacACTTAGTTAGTTTTTTTATAAATTAGGTCATGCcacagttttagttatttttttttataaaattaggtCATGCCACAGTTTTAAATGGCGTGATTTGTTACTGTGGTAcctataataataattaaactcAAAAGCACTTGCATGATTGAAACTGATCACATCCCTTCTCTTAGGCCATTATAGTCATGCTGAGATAGTGTTCGTTTATTNNNNNNNNNNNNNNNNNNTATTTTTATATTCTAAATGTTTctaatgtattttatatttttatagttaAAATTCCTACTTATATATTAACAAAAGATAAATAGGTCCTTGATCTTTTACTCTGGAAATATTTAAgtattcgaaaatttaaaaatatatttaaaatttttgacctTTTCAAAACATAGACATATTGATCTCTCATGTTTACCTGGCTACTCAACGAAAAAATTCCTACTTATATATTAACAAAAGATAAATAGGTCCTTGATCTTTTAGTCTGGAGATATTTAAgtcttcgaaaatttaaaaatatatttaaaattcttGACCTTTTCAAAACATAGACATATTGATCTCTCATGTTTACCTGGCTATTCAACAGAAAAATCAAATGTGACTCCTGTTGTATTGATTTGGTTGATACAGATGTACACTTGGGAGAGTTTTTAAAATCAGACAAATTAAACTTAGAGATCGATATATCCAAATTTTGAAAAGGTCGgagatttaaatgtatttttaaatctttaaagACTTAAATGTCCATGTTAATTACACCCAAATTCTTAAAAAATCAGTTAGCAAAAGGTCTTTAAGCTAGTGAAATTAAATTTGGAACCTGGAAAAATCCCCATTCTTTGCATGCATGGTCCAACTTGTGAAGCTCAAATGCATCTTCAGATAGCAGCTTGTTTAAGTCGATGATAGGGAATTGTAGAAAAGAAGATGTCTTAGGTATTATAAGAGTGTCTTGTTTTGGAACAAGATAGCGATCAGGAACTTGGGTGATGGATTGCTTTGCTAGCTCCTGAACAGAAGGCACCAATAGAGAGCTTCCAATCTTGGacattattttttctttaatttatgcaCCTATTAGCTAGCTTGATCAGAAAAGATTCAATAAAGACTGAAGATTCAACAGAAGAAAAGATCGATTGATATCATAAATGAAATAATTTTACCTTTTCTGGTAGCAACTATAAGAGCGTATACCTTTGAAGTGAAGAAGATGCAACTGAGAAACGGCCGGATGAAGGCAATAAAATTTGCTGCTGATTATTGGACCAACGTTCTGCCTAAATAAATCTGGTAAAGATATATGTGGGACCGGCAtccatataaaattataaattggcactagatatttttttttgaaatgttgTGTCGTACTTATAGGATGGATGAGTTAGATTGATATATGGATAAGGAAAATTCGCTCGTGCTTATTTCATTTGTTAGCATTATATATTGTCATTTTGTGTCACAAAGAGTGGACACGCGTGGAGGGGCAGGTAGGGTCTGTACGTATAGTGCAACAAGTCTCGTTCGATTTACCAGCTTGATTAGGGTcatgtttagtggttgattttaatGTAGATGTAAcataatttttgtttaataaaaaaattgtgaTGCGAATAGAGGTTCTGATCGATTGGATAATACAGGCCGAAAATAAAGGAGTTATAAGGGTGACATTCTTTTTTGTAGAAATAGATCACAAAATTCTATAGCAGAAACAAAGCCACAAAGGAAGCGCTGGAATTGTAATGACCCaaatgaatagaaaaaaaaaaaatagaaaaataagggaACACTGTAACACACGTTCATGGTAATAgtattagaattaggattagaagatAAATATGTGAAATTGAATGTGCTTTGTGATATGACTCTGTAGGATTAGGATTATATAAACATCTTTAGGGAATAGGAAATGATTTAAATATCTCTAGGAATTAGGTTATAACTAGCTGTTTTATTATCTAGCATGATTACCTAATGTATAGAATTTATTAGAAATATATCTTAGAATTAAACAATAAATgaagttattttatttattaatttatgagAAAAAAATTTTACCTGCGAGATGTTTAAATCACActctcttctattttatttttaaaatatacacTTCTCTATATACAAGAGTTAAATAACCGATTTGATTAAAATActcatttataattatttttacataTAAATTAGTCATAATTATATTAATGTTtcaaaaatagaaataataatacataatatatacttattattattgtaataatttttatttatctttaatattttaacttgttacaaaaaaattaaatttaaattttttatatatttcataattaatgataaaataaaaaataaatagaatatataataataaatatatattttatatttttattactaatatataattataataataattattaaaagtACTGTAGTCAAATAGATTAAAATGTATGTTATTTAACTCttgcaataaaaaaaattgtacgttttataaattaaaaaaaaagaaagtatcattttttttcttttcgatttTTAGGAGAGttttctttctttaattacttgttgGAAAAAAAAAACGGGTTAATTCATGCATTTTGGTTTTCAGCTAGTCATTTTGGTGATTTTTTGggcctattttttatttttcattaccCTTGGCCAACTTCACATGGGCCACTAACTTTCAGTCCATTATCCAACAATCCATAATTTGTGATTAACTGTTATTTAATCATTCTCCATCAAACAATCAAAACGGAAGCAACGAAACCATAACACGAATCCATTACCCCCTATTTAACCTCAGCTTGGCCGAGGCATTGTACCAATGGCCAATATATTGGCCTCATAGAAGCCATATCCCAGGTTTAAAACCTCAGCTTGTACGTGTCACTCTCTTAACCTGACACCACATGAAAACATGGGATGCTGACAATCACGATCAGCATCATAGAATCTCCCGATAGATAATTAATTGCTTGCAAGACAAAATAATTGAGGGGTTTACGACGCTTAAATTGGTGTTTAACTCAAATATAGTATGTGTTcaagaatattttaattttggcATTACGAGATAAGAGATGAACAAATTATAGAAAGATTGGGTTAGAGACGTAAAATTGTCATGATCTTCTTATTTCGAGTTTTTAATGTTTCGAAGTTGTTATTCTCATGATTGGAGTGAACTAGAAATCATACTTTAGTACTTATTTTTAGAATTAATTTCGTTAgataattaacaaaaatttaacaacaaatcatCAAGTATTTTTGAACTGTACTTTATACTAATTAATTGTCattaattaatgattatttaaaatttatttttaaaattataaaattaataattattaattacttGTTTATCTATACTTTTTCCTTTtagaatagtgcatatgtctcaAAATTATGACGTGAGTTTTTTTTAAGGTGATTACGAGATTATGAGAGATTTTTTAAGTATAGTTGATAAGATATAGAGAATTTCTTTGATCATAAAATTATGAGAAAATATTCAATTTGGTTCTTGAAGTTACACTCGAGTCTCAATTTAGTCCTTGACGTTTCAATTACTTCTATTTAGTCCCTAAACTTTATAAATTTTAATCACCTTAGTTCCTGCAGTGATTTCCGCCACGAAGTCATTACCGAAGAGATGATGTGTACAACAGAATGCCACGCTAGACTCCactaaaacggcgtcgtttttgtTTAGCGCTCAAACAGCCCAAAACGACGTCGTATCATGTTATATGAGATGGCAAACGTTTTAGTTAAACAAGCACTACACCATATTCTCCCCCATAATAGGattgttcttcttctttctcttctcttcaatGGCGCTGCGAGTCTGACTTATCAGATTCGTTGAAGTTGCGATTCTCTTCTCTTCAACCACTTCATATTGCATCGGTCGTCTTCTCTTCACCTACGACTAAGTTTGAGGTAAGCAAAATAGTGAATAAAAAAACTTCTATACCCATGATGATGCTTTGTTTTTTTGCTTCACTTTTGGTTCctcctctttttcctttttatgcATTCTAGCTAAATGCATTTTGTTTTGCATGTTAGTATATGTTAGTTTTTGTGCTTATTCTCTGTTAGGGTTTATGCTTTCAGtgaatattatttaatttcttgGCTTATTAGTTAGATGTTTGATCATTCCCTGTTTCTGTACCattaatttgattttgaataATTTAGGGGAATTTTTTTTGGGTTAGGGTTTTAACATGGGTGTGTTTGTCTGATAATCAATGGATTAAGAAATAAAAAGATGGAATTAGATTGTCGTATGTAATATGTTACATTTAATTCTTCCTCTATTTTATTTAGAAGAAAGGTGCAGTTTCATCAAAGTCTTAATCTCATTAAGTCAATTGCTTATTGCATCTTGTAACATGGAGTAATTGATCTGATTTTCTAAATGAACTCGTTTTGGTCTGTTGTTCTCATAACaacaatgcaatttatgttttagcAAGTCTAACtgaagagagaaaaaatattttgaggGTAACCTTATGTACTCGTTATATATTCTGTATGTACtcctattataattaattatcatcaatattaaactaataaaaaaaataatctaagtAACACTAACCTCGTCAAGATATAGTAAAGAGTAGTCAAATTACATTATTTTGCTTTATtgcatctctctttcttcaattcaATTGAATCATTGAATAAACATTGAGGTGAATTTTGTTAGTTTCTTACATTTACAATTGAAATTATAGTGGTGGAATGAACTGAGAATTCTACTTAGTTACACTAACATAagaacttatatatatatatatatatatatcaaccaTACtagttcttgttgttgttgttgttgatgatattttttaatttttctgtgcaGATGGGAGATCAATTCATTAAAATTATAAATCACCATAGAGGATCATTTGTAAGAAATGAATATGGAAGCTTGACATACTGCAAGGAGCGAATTTCAGAGTTATCTGGATTAGATACAGACACATTGGATGTTTTTTCAGTCAGAGACTACTACAAACACCTTGGCTTTGATAAGGTCGAGCAATGCAGGTGGTTGGTTCCTAACATGCCCTTGACAACTGGTTTGAGGACCTTGACTCATGATGATGAGATGCAAAAATGTGCTTCTATGCTGGGAGAAACATCGGAGTTGCTCGTGTATTATGAGCATGGAGTCTCTGAACTGGATTATGTTGAGGAACAATAACCATTTACGGGAAAAGAATTGATGTATTCGGATGAGTCGAATCCTCCACCGAAATATCCACCCCTGCCACAAGTACCCACCCCTGTCCCAAATCTAACTCCCACACAAATACTCACCTCTACTCCGAAGCCAACTCCCATCCTAATACCCCCTTGCCCCAAGTCCAACACCCACCTCTTCTCCAAAATTAATTCCTACCCCAATATCCAATTTGAGTTCATTAAAATTAGTTCAGGGACCTTTTAGAGGCTCGAGAGTAACTACAttttgtggttttttttttttaactttgtaCAGGGGCTGATTCCAGCACTTCGGGAAGTCATTCCAAATGCCCATCACAGATTTTGTGTATGGCATCTGTGGAAAAATTTTAACAAGCAATGGAAGGACAATGAACTTAGAGGATTATTGTGGGAATATGCAAGGTCAACAACACAAGAAGGGTGGATTGAGGGAATGAGAAGAATTAAGAGGCTCAATGAAGAGGCATGGTCATACTTGAGCAAGTGGCCAAAGAATGCATGGAGTAGAGCTTTTTTAGTAATGTACCCAATATGGACAATATTTGCAACAATGCCTTTGAGATTTTTAACTCACAAATTAAGGGGGCCAGAGCCAAACCCATTATCACACTATTGGAAGAAGTTAGAATGTATGCTATGAGGACAATTAGGAATAAGGTAAAACTTAGGAGCCACATTGGAATTTTACCCCCAATACAGCATAGTTGGTTGGAGAAGATAAGGAAGGAATCAAAGAGTTAGAATCCTGTATGGTCTGGAGACGAAAAGTATGAAAGGTTTGAAGTCATTGGCCACCCAACCAATATGGTAGTTGATTTAGGAGAGAGGCTATGTTCATGTGGTTTTTGGCAACTAAGTGATAGTTAATGAATTCTTGTTTGTTACATGATCAAGATTCATCTTATATGATACTATGTTTTGGTTTTCTGAtacaaatatatttaattattgttgGTTGTATCTATTATAATTCTGTTTGCAGGGATGCCTTGTGTCCATGCTTGTGCTGCGTTGGCTAGGGTCGGCAAACGTCCTGATGAATTTTGCCACAAGTGGTTGACAATGGATGCATATAATGAAACATATGCATTCCATTTAAATCCTATTCCTGGTTAACCAATGTGGGAGAAGTCTCCATACAATAGACCACAAGTTCCGAAATTCAAAAAGATGCCAGGGGTACCCAAGAAAAAATGTAGAAAGGATGCTAACGAGGACCCTGATGGAAGCGACAAGCAAAATACCAAGATGAAGAGGATTTATAAAGAAGATTCCAATTGCTATTGTGGGGAAAAAGCCCACACCAAGAGAAACTGCCCAGAAAGAAAGGATGAAGAAACGGCAGCTGGTATAGCAGCTGCAGCTGCTGCTGCTAAAAGTGGTAATTCCAATCCTATTGTTCCTACCATTGCTACTCCAGTTG carries:
- the LOC107640903 gene encoding protein SRG1 — encoded protein: MSKIGSSLLVPSVQELAKQSITQVPDRYLVPKQDTLIIPKTSSFLQFPIIDLNKLLSEDAFELHKLDHACKEWGFFQLINHGVDPSLIESVKLGFQDFFNLPIEEKKKLWQKPGDIEGFGQLFVVSEKQKLEWADVFIINTLPSYAKIRIQFLSQDN